A single Danio aesculapii chromosome 19, fDanAes4.1, whole genome shotgun sequence DNA region contains:
- the LOC130246487 gene encoding aurora kinase A and ninein-interacting protein — protein MKSVRSSKVKPAANREEECGVWLDTKELKEKKQQKQLTRPASRFRSPLSGSGLYNVALMSFTQTKLNMPITRQSTISTFFSPKPIDCNPETNSGTKRKHGISLDPSVDSIIHSSEDGDSEETSANDTKHQRFLHFINGEDPEEEQPPEKRRLISYYTDLNIPDTQEYSNQDAGNEYTNQIMPETETENPQNKHFIHSPSLNIEHLRDQKSSFKASILTSRSGNEHKPHANLNKEPKPKASPLKRMGKENSSPINTPSSPFKLKVISSPSKRRLKEKCSSLPSNPCKQESVSSMFTQDSEGFCVIAHRDQRLQSADLQSADYRSSQEEESDAEMLFTQDSEGNMVIKH, from the exons ATGAAGTCTGTAAGGAGCAGTAAAGTGAAGCCCGCGGCTAATAGAGAAGAGGAGTGCGGAGTATGGCTGGACACAAAAGAACTCAAAGAAAAGAAACAACAG aaacagctgaccCGTCCGGCCTCCAGATTCCGCTCTCCTCTGTCTGGATCAGGACTCTATAATGTGGCGCTGATGAGCTTCACTCAGACCAAACTCAACATGCCCATCACCAGACAGAgcaccatatcaacattcttctCTCCCAAACCCATAG ACTGTAACCCTGAGACAAACTCCGGCACCAAACGAAAACATGGCATCAGTTTAGATCCATCAGTAGACTCGATCATTCACTCATCAGAGGATGGAGATTCAGAAGAAACATCAGCCAACGATACAAAACATCAGCGTTTTCTTCATTTCATAAATGGAGAAGATCCAGAAGAAGAACAACCGCCTGAAAAAAGGAGACTCATTTCTTATTACACGGATCTAAATATACCAGACACACAAGAATACAGTAATCAAGATGCTGGAAATGAATATACAAATCAGATCATGCCTGAAACCGAGACTGAAAATCCACAAAATAAACACTTCATTCACTCTCCAAGTCTAAACATTGAACATCTAAGAGATCAAAAATCATCATTTAAGGCGTCCATCTTAACATCCAGATCTGGAAATGAACACAAACCACATGCAAATCTTAATAAAGAGCCAAAACCGAAAGCATCTCCATTGAAACGAATGGGAAAAGAGAACAGCTCACCTATTAACACTCCATCGTCTCCTTTCAAGCTTAAAGTAATCTCCAGCCCATCCAAACGCAGATTAAAGGAGAAATGCAGTTCTTTGCCCAGTAATCCGTGTAAGCAAGAGAGTGTTTCATCGATGTTTACGCAGGACTCTGAAGGTTTCTGTGTGATCGCTCACCGTGATCAGCGTTTGCAGAGCGCAGATCTACAGTCTGCAGATTACAGGAGCAGTCAAGAGGAAGAGTCAGACGCAGAGATGCTCTTTACTCAGGATTCAGAGGGAAACATGGTcatcaaacactga